TGGGATAACAATCTCGGCTTCGCCGGAGTTCAAAACGATGGATTTCCATCCATGATAATCAATTTCTTCAGGCATTACAGGTATAATATGAAATGTATGATTTATAAAAGAGCTGGCCAGTAGACCCTAGAGCCCCTGAAGAAACAAGCTTTTCCGTGCCTTCTGATGATCCAGAGCATCAAGACAGAATCAGATAAAAACGATTTGGATGACTTGAAGGCTGTCTAAGAAGACTTTTGGGACAGCATATCCTCAAGGTCATTCATGACTTTGGTTGGACCAAGGTATTTTGTACCGTCGTAGCTGTGCGAGAGAACATTTCCGTCCTTATCCACAACAACAAGACAGGGAATCCCCTTTCCACTGAATTGGGTCAGATCGCGGGCTCTCTTTTTCTTATCATAATCAAGAGCAAACCAACGCATTGAAGTTTCCTCCATATATTCTTCCATCGCTTCCTCGCTCCTGTCACTGCTGACAAAAATGATCTCAAAGTCATCATGCTTTCGCTTCTGCTTTTTGTAGAAATTTACCAGTTTTGGAGTGAACTTGCGACATGGCGGACACCAATGAGCCGAATAATATATGGCATAATACTCTTTTGGCTCCATGGCATCCGATGAAACTCCCTTAAGACGACGACCATCCAATTGCACGAGATTGCTTGATATCGCCTCTTCGAAGCTGGTCTTGTCTCGAAGTTTAGGGGTTGTCGGCTCTTCCACCTTTTTGACACCACCTTCTTTGATTAATTTCTGGTCCTCGGCACTTAGCTTTGAAAGTGGAAACTGATAACGCATTCCATCGTCTTTTCGAAAAACCACCATGGTTCCGTCAGCAGTTTGCTGGGTCTGAACAAAATCGGCCTCCATCGATCGACCTTCGGAATCCGTCCAGACTCGTGCTTGAACCGATACGTTGATAATGAAAATGAGAGAGAGACAGGCTATTTTTTTCATGATGCAGTATGATTATCGCAAACTGTCGTGAAATTCAAGATCAGCCTGGAACAAGTTTTCAGGCAATTGCGTGATGTCTACTTGCTTAAAGCCCCTTGAAGCGTATCCTCTCCAGTGGCAGTTTTCAGAGGCAGCTTTACCCTGAAAGTCGTCCCCTTCCCTACTTCGCTTGAGTATGCGATACTTCCCTTCATCGCATGGGCCAATCTGCGGCAAATGGATAATCCCAGGCCCGTCCCGCCAAACCGCCTTGTGCTCGAATCATCGGCTTGTGAAAAAGGAGCGAAGAGTTTCTCTCTCGCCTCTATTGGAATCCCGATACCGGTATCCTTGACTTTGAATGTTACAATCTCATGAGCCGCAGAGATAGAAAAACTGACATTACCTGCGGGAGTGAACTTCACTGCATTGCTGAGTAAGTTAAAAATGATCTGTCGAAGCCTGATCGGGTCTCCCTCAACTTCTTTCGGAACGGAATCGGCAATCTGCAACTCGAAATCCAGATTTTTAGTCTTCGCCTCCATTAAAAACAGATTTGCTGCATCAGTGAGCAATTCATGCAGATCAAATCGCTCATAATGCAGTGACAGCTTGCCTGCTTCAATTTTTGCGAGATCCAATACGTCATTGATCAGGGCACGTAGCATTTCTGAACACTTCACAAGCTGCTCAAGGGAATCCTCCTGATCATCATCAAGTTCCGTGTCTCCAATCAGTGAAGCGTAACCCAGGACACCATTTAGCGGCGTGTTCAGCTCGTGTGACATATTGGCCAGGAATTGAGTCTTGGCATCATTAGCCGCCTCGGCTTTTTCCAATGCTTCATTGATTGCATGAGTCTTCTGCTCAATCAACTGCTCAAGCTTATCCTGACGACGCTTGAGCGTAAGCATCCGGGCCCGGTGGACCAAATAAACAACCAACGCCAGTAATAGGACACAGAGTAGCCAAAAAAGAGGATGCTCATAAAACCTGTGCGGCAGGCGAAATGCATATGACGCTCCTTTAAGGTTCCAGACACCATCATCATTGGCTGCACGCACGCGAAAAGTATAATCTCCCGGAGATAAGTCTTCATAATTGATCTCCCGGCGATTACCCATCTCACGCCATTCCTCATCGTATCCCTCCAACATTGCCTGGACGCGTAATTCTTCAGGATTGCTCAGGCTTGGAACGGCAAAGTTAAAACTGATATCACGAACACCTGTTGGAAAAATAACAACCCCGGATTCTATTTTATCAGACTCCGGCTCAACTGAATCCACAAAAACTGGTGGTGGATTTTGATTTACTTCCATTTTGTCTGGATCCACTTGAACGATCCCGGCCAAAGTGGGTATCCACATCTTACCATCACTGTCGGTCAAGGCTACAGAAGGTGCAGAAACCTCACGAGTCCTCATACCGTCATCTTCTGAAAACAAATGTGGACGCAGATCCACGACCTCACCATTTGCAACACTATCAAGACCGGATTGATCAATAGAGTACAGACCGATATTGGAACCGATCCACACTCGCTCATAACGATCTTTGAGCATAAAGAAAACGGGTTCTCCGGGTAATCCATGGCGCGAAGTAACAACATCAATCTTTCCATTTCTAAGACGTGCCAAGCCATTGCCCGTAGCCAGCCATGTAGCATTCGGTCCATCATGATAGACATCAAAGACCAAACCGGATGGTAAACCATCTTCAGGAGTGATGCCTTTCCACTCTCCATTGGCATACATGACCGCACCGGAACCATTTGTTCCCACCCATAAAATGCCATCCGGGGTTTCTTCAATGAACAGAATCGTATGGGCCAAAAGTGAATGCTCACTGGCAAGTGTTATGATCTCATCATCTACGATCACTGCCAGTCCTTCTTGAGTTCCTATAAGTACGCGACCAGACGAATCGACATAGATTGCCCGAACCCGATTGCTGGGAAGCCCATCCGCCTCGGTGAATACAGTAAACTTCTCTCCATCCCAACGGGCAATTCCATTGTTAAATTCACCAACCCATACATTTCCATCGTCATCTACGGCTACAGCTCGAAGTTCAGCCCCAGGCAAGCCATCTTTAAGCCCCCAAAAACGCGGTTCCTTTGTTTTATTGAGCAACCAAAGTCCGCCTTTTCCAGCCACCCAATAATTGTTACCATCCTGAGCAACAGAGAAGATTTGAGTCTCCAGGGGTTCATCATCCAAATCAACCATGTCGAACTTGCCGCGCTTTAGACGATGTAAACCATCGCTATATGTTCCAATCCAAAGGCCATCTTCTCGTCCAAAGAGCAGCGACCTGATTGAGACATCCTTATGTTCCTCGTCCATCTCGAATTTCTGCGCCCCGAATTTATTAAAAGCAACAAGCCCATTATCGCCTCCCACCCAAACAGTGCCATTGGCATCCTCGGCAATTGCGTGCCAATTGTTGCTTTCAACCTCATCCCAGAAATGAGGTCGTTTGAGTTCTTCACCATCCAACACCCAGACTCCGTCCTCCTGCGTCGCAATCCACAAGCAATCTCCATGATCAAAATGAAGTGCCTGGACTGACACGCCCGCCAAACTTCCAACGCTATCAGGAATCTTAACGACTTCGTTTTCCAATCTGGCCAGACCTTCATTAGTCCCCATCCAAACATTACCATCCGATGCGACTGCGACAGCATAAACCTCACGCCCAGGAAGGCCGTTATCTGGAAAAACACCAGTCACATCACGGTCTTTTATTTTTGCAGCGCCAAATCGAGTACCAGCCCACACTTCATTGTCAGGCCCTTCAGCCAGACTCAATACAACGGTATTGGGCAAACCTTTCGCAGTGGATATCGATGAAAACTGGCCATTCTTATAGACTGAGATACCTCCACCATTTGTCCCAATCCATAAAGAACCATCCGAGTGGGCCAACAAGGACCATACACCGCTATTATGCAACCCGGGAATGGTATTAGCCATGAACACCTTAAAATCCACACCATCAAAACGAACCAGCCCATGGTAAGTCCCCAACCAAAGGTAACCGTCACTGGATTGAGCAATAGACAGAACTGCCCTTGAAGGCAAGCCATCACGCACTCCCCACTCCTCATGAACATTACGATTACCAACCGGTGATCCTTCGGCAGTAGGAAGGACATTAAAAGCGTGGCTTGTATTTTGCCATGGAAGGCTACCTACCAACAGCAGTTTAATCATGACCAACAGTGTATGGCCATTCAGTAGATTTCCTTTTCTAGGTGCGTCGAACATCATCAAGTAGCAGCGTCTCTAAGATGACTTCCGGAGTGGTTTCCGTGCAATCTGCAAATTCATGTAATCATTCGTGTCATCCGTATATTTTAGGGGCAAGCCATGGATTGTGAGTTTATAAAAATAACATTTAATTAACCTTGCTTCGGCTCTTGTCGCATTAGTTTTTTCACTTCGCGAAAGATTTTTTTGTGGTCAGGGCGTTCCTCGGCAGGGCCAAAACGCAATCGCTCAAGGTGCTCAAACACACCGCGCCAACGTTGTTTCTCTTCACTATTCAAGCGTCCTTCAGAACGTGCCCATACAGGGCGAAACTTCACGAGTAATTTACCAGCACGTTTACGAATGGGATCTCCGCCCATAAGCGTAGTGATCGTGCCGCTACGTGATGCCAATTTCCGCAACCAAACCCATAGTGAACGAATCGCAATAATCCCAAAACAAAAAATGGAAATCGTCAGTAATATCCTAATAATTTTTTCACGATCCCATCCGCTTAATAACCACTGCTTAAAGTCATTCCAATAAGACAAAAGCTCACGTTTAAAGCTTTCATAAAAAGCAACTGAGTAATTCTTGATATCATCGGCCATCTCGATCTGATCAGACTGATCAAAATTAACAACGCGACGGTACCAAACCATACGC
The Rubellicoccus peritrichatus DNA segment above includes these coding regions:
- a CDS encoding two-component regulator propeller domain-containing protein — encoded protein: MIKLLLVGSLPWQNTSHAFNVLPTAEGSPVGNRNVHEEWGVRDGLPSRAVLSIAQSSDGYLWLGTYHGLVRFDGVDFKVFMANTIPGLHNSGVWSLLAHSDGSLWIGTNGGGISVYKNGQFSSISTAKGLPNTVVLSLAEGPDNEVWAGTRFGAAKIKDRDVTGVFPDNGLPGREVYAVAVASDGNVWMGTNEGLARLENEVVKIPDSVGSLAGVSVQALHFDHGDCLWIATQEDGVWVLDGEELKRPHFWDEVESNNWHAIAEDANGTVWVGGDNGLVAFNKFGAQKFEMDEEHKDVSIRSLLFGREDGLWIGTYSDGLHRLKRGKFDMVDLDDEPLETQIFSVAQDGNNYWVAGKGGLWLLNKTKEPRFWGLKDGLPGAELRAVAVDDDGNVWVGEFNNGIARWDGEKFTVFTEADGLPSNRVRAIYVDSSGRVLIGTQEGLAVIVDDEIITLASEHSLLAHTILFIEETPDGILWVGTNGSGAVMYANGEWKGITPEDGLPSGLVFDVYHDGPNATWLATGNGLARLRNGKIDVVTSRHGLPGEPVFFMLKDRYERVWIGSNIGLYSIDQSGLDSVANGEVVDLRPHLFSEDDGMRTREVSAPSVALTDSDGKMWIPTLAGIVQVDPDKMEVNQNPPPVFVDSVEPESDKIESGVVIFPTGVRDISFNFAVPSLSNPEELRVQAMLEGYDEEWREMGNRREINYEDLSPGDYTFRVRAANDDGVWNLKGASYAFRLPHRFYEHPLFWLLCVLLLALVVYLVHRARMLTLKRRQDKLEQLIEQKTHAINEALEKAEAANDAKTQFLANMSHELNTPLNGVLGYASLIGDTELDDDQEDSLEQLVKCSEMLRALINDVLDLAKIEAGKLSLHYERFDLHELLTDAANLFLMEAKTKNLDFELQIADSVPKEVEGDPIRLRQIIFNLLSNAVKFTPAGNVSFSISAAHEIVTFKVKDTGIGIPIEAREKLFAPFSQADDSSTRRFGGTGLGLSICRRLAHAMKGSIAYSSEVGKGTTFRVKLPLKTATGEDTLQGALSK
- a CDS encoding thioredoxin-like domain-containing protein, coding for MKKIACLSLIFIINVSVQARVWTDSEGRSMEADFVQTQQTADGTMVVFRKDDGMRYQFPLSKLSAEDQKLIKEGGVKKVEEPTTPKLRDKTSFEEAISSNLVQLDGRRLKGVSSDAMEPKEYYAIYYSAHWCPPCRKFTPKLVNFYKKQKRKHDDFEIIFVSSDRSEEAMEEYMEETSMRWFALDYDKKKRARDLTQFSGKGIPCLVVVDKDGNVLSHSYDGTKYLGPTKVMNDLEDMLSQKSS